The following coding sequences are from one Ochotona princeps isolate mOchPri1 chromosome 8, mOchPri1.hap1, whole genome shotgun sequence window:
- the LOC101524420 gene encoding eukaryotic translation initiation factor 1A, X-chromosomal-like, with product MPKNKGKGGKNRRRGKNENESEKRELVFKEDGQEYAQVIKMLGNGRLEAMCFDGVKRLCHIRGKLRKKVWINTSDIVLVGLRDYQDNKADVILKYNADEARSLKAYGELPEHAKINETDTFGPGDDDEIQFDDIGDDDEDIDDI from the coding sequence ATGCCCAAGAATAAAGGTAAAGGAGGTAAAAACAGGCGTAGGGGTAAGAACGAGAATGAATCTGAAAAAAGAGAGCTGGTGTTTAAGGAAGACGGACAGGAATATGCTCAAGTGATCAAAATGCTGGGCAACGGACGGTTGGAAGCCATGTGCTTTGACGGTGTCAAGCGGCTCTGCCATATTAGAGGGAAATTGAGAAAAAAGGTTTGGATCAACACTTCAGACATTGTACTGGTGGGTCTGCGAGACTATCAGGATAATAAAGCAGATGTAATTTTGAAGTACAATGCggatgaagccagaagtctgaaaGCCTATGGCGAGCTTCCAGAGCATGCTAAAATCAATGAAACGGATACGTTTGGTCCTGGAGATGACGATGAAATCCAGTTTGATGATATTGGAGATGATGATGAAGACATTGATGATATCTAA